A single Zootoca vivipara chromosome 1, rZooViv1.1, whole genome shotgun sequence DNA region contains:
- the NABP1 gene encoding SOSS complex subunit B2 codes for MSMANETYLLIKDIKAGLKNLNVIFIVLEIGRVTKTKDGHEVRSCKVADKTGSILISVWDELGSLIQPGDIIRLTKGYASLWKGCLTLYTGRGGDLQKIGEFCMVYSEVPNFSEPSSDHPGQPSKVAQGEQSNNSLPSTNLSSCTFGPTGNGLPAGPELSGVSPAYNHASSSSSYAGTGRVGGRGPAPPSVPSNHARPPQSTLSNGRDPRRASKR; via the exons ATGAGCATGGCAAACGAAACATACCTCCTCATAAAAGACATAAAGGCCGGACTGAAAAATTTAAATGTCATCTTTATTGTGCTAGAGATCG GCCGTGTCACCAAAACCAAAGATGGGCACGAAGTGCGGTCTTGCAAAGTAGCCGACAAGACAGGCAGCATCCTCATCTCGGTGTGGGATGAACTTGGCAGTCTCATCCAGCCGGGAGATATTATCCGGTTGACCAAAGG ATATGCGTCTCTGTGGAAAGGATGTCTCACGCTTTACACCGGGAGGGGAGGCGATCTTCAGAAAATCGGGGA gttCTGCATGGTGTACTCGGAAGTGCCCAACTTCAGTGAGCCCAGCTCGGATCACCCTGGGCAGCCCAGCAAAGTG GCCCAGGGTGAGCAGAGTAACAATTCCCTTCCATCAACTAATCTGAGTTCTTGTACTTTTGGGCCTACTG GAAATGGTTtgccagcaggacctgagctgaGCGGAGTATCACCTGCTTATAatcatgcctcctcctcctcctcctatgcaGGTACTGGGAGGGTTGGCGGGCGGGGACCCGCCCCTCCTTCAGTGCCGTCCAATCATGCGCGCCCCCCACAAAGCACACTGAGTAACGGGAGGGATCCCCGCAGAGCCTCAAAAAGATGA